A window from Electrophorus electricus isolate fEleEle1 chromosome 7, fEleEle1.pri, whole genome shotgun sequence encodes these proteins:
- the LOC113586719 gene encoding calcium-binding mitochondrial carrier protein SCaMC-1-like isoform X1, producing MHPILRDCRGWDAESKKNYEELFKKLDTNKDGKVNVAELRAGLIAMGISLRTGEAQRIVATGDKNRDGALDLIEFARYLKEHEKKLWLTFKSLDKNEDGRLDASEIKQSLAELGMDISTDAAQKILQSIDNDGIMTVDWNEWRDHFLFNPATDLEEIIRYWKHSSQLDIGDNLAIPDEFTVEEKTSGGWWKQLVAGATAGAVSRTGTAPLDRIKVFMQVHSSRSNPISLVGGFKQMLKEGGVMSLWRGNGLNVLKIAPETAIKFMAYEQYKKRFSSEGDKVETAQRFMAGSLAGATAQTAIYPMEVLKTRLTLRSTGQYSGMGDCARSILKREGMRAFYKGYVPNMLGIIPYAGIDLAVYESLKNAWLSQYARDTANPGVLVLLCCGTVSSTCGQLASYPLALVRTRMQAQAALHASEHVSVRSVLRSIVAKEGFLGLYRGILPNSMKVIPAVSISYVVYEHTKVWLGI from the exons ATGCATCCGATTCTCAGAGACTGCCGGGGCTGGGATGCGGAGAGTAAGAAAAACTATGAAGAACTGTTTAAAAAACTCGACACCAATAAAGACGGGAAAGTTAACGTGGCGGAGCTTCGAGCAGGTCTCATAGCCATGGGTATATCCCTCCGTACCGGAGAAGCCCAG AGAATAGTGGCTACtggagacaaaaacagagacgGCGCCCTGGACTTGATCGAGTTCGCTCGGTACCTTAAAGAGCACGAAAAGAAACTGTGGCTCACCTTTAAAAGCCTGGACAAGAACGAGGACG GCCGCCTAGATGCCTCGGAGATTAAACAGTCCCTGGCTGAACTGGGAATGGACATATCAACAGACGCAGCACAGAAGATTCTGCAGAG CATTGACAATGATGGCATCATGACTGTTGACTGGAACGAGTGGAGGGATCACTTCCTGTTTAACCCTGCTACTGATCTGGAAGAAATCATCCGATACTGGAAGCACTCCTCG CAGCTGGACATTGGTGACAATCTTGCCATTCCTGATGAGTTCACGGTTGAGGAGAAGACCTCTGGGGGTTGGTGGAAACAGCTGGTTGCCGGGGCGACAGCAGGGGCAGTTTCTCGAACAGGCACCGCCCCTCTGGACAGAATAAAAGTTTTTATGCAG GTACATTCTTCGAGGTCAAACCCAATCAGTCTAGTCGGAGGCTTCAAACAGATGCTGAAGGAAGGAGGAGTGATGTCTCTGTGGAGGGGCAACGGACTCAACGTGCTCAAAATTGCCCCGGAGACCGCTATCAAATTCATGGCTTATGAACAG TATAAGAAGCGTTTTTCGTCAGAGGGGGATAAAGTagagacagcacagagattCATGGCTGGCTCTTTAGCCGGAGCCACTGCACAAACCGCCATCTACCCCATGGAG GTTTTGAAGACCAGGTTGACTCTGAGAAGCACTGGCCAGTATTCAGGAATGGGGGACTGTGCCCGTTCAATTTTGAAAAGGGAAGGCATGAGAGCTTTCTATAAAGGCTATGTACCCAACATGCTAGGCATCATCCCTTACGCCGGCATCGATCTCGCCGTCTATGAG AGTCTGAAGAATGCCTGGCTGTCCCAGTACGCCCGTGACACGGCCAACCCTGGCGTCCTGGTCCTGCTGTGCTGCGGGACTGTCTCCAGCACATGCGGGCAGCTGGCCAGCTATCCCCTGGCCTTGGTGCGCACGCGCATGCAGGCGCAAG CAGCCCTGCACGCCTCGGAGCATGTGTCCGTGCGCTCGGTGCTCCGAAGCATCGTGGCGAAGGAGGGTTTCCTGGGCCTGTACCGGGGCATCCTCCCGAACTCCATGAAGGTCATCCCAGCAGTGAGCATCAGCTACGTCGTGTACGAGCACACGAAGGTGTGGCTGGGCATCTAG
- the LOC113586719 gene encoding calcium-binding mitochondrial carrier protein SCaMC-1-like isoform X2, which produces MHPILRDCRGWDAESKKNYEELFKKLDTNKDGKVNVAELRAGLIAMGISLRTGEAQRIVATGDKNRDGALDLIEFARYLKEHEKKLWLTFKSLDKNEDGRLDASEIKQSLAELGMDISTDAAQKILQSIDNDGIMTVDWNEWRDHFLFNPATDLEEIIRYWKHSSQLDIGDNLAIPDEFTVEEKTSGGWWKQLVAGATAGAVSRTGTAPLDRIKVFMQVHSSRSNPISLVGGFKQMLKEGGVMSLWRGNGLNVLKIAPETAIKFMAYEQYKKRFSSEGDKVETAQRFMAGSLAGATAQTAIYPMEVLKTRLTLRSTGQYSGMGDCARSILKREGMRAFYKGYVPNMLGIIPYAGIDLAVYESLKNAWLSQYARDTANPGVLVLLCCGTVSSTCGQLASYPLALVRTRMQAQALHASEHVSVRSVLRSIVAKEGFLGLYRGILPNSMKVIPAVSISYVVYEHTKVWLGI; this is translated from the exons ATGCATCCGATTCTCAGAGACTGCCGGGGCTGGGATGCGGAGAGTAAGAAAAACTATGAAGAACTGTTTAAAAAACTCGACACCAATAAAGACGGGAAAGTTAACGTGGCGGAGCTTCGAGCAGGTCTCATAGCCATGGGTATATCCCTCCGTACCGGAGAAGCCCAG AGAATAGTGGCTACtggagacaaaaacagagacgGCGCCCTGGACTTGATCGAGTTCGCTCGGTACCTTAAAGAGCACGAAAAGAAACTGTGGCTCACCTTTAAAAGCCTGGACAAGAACGAGGACG GCCGCCTAGATGCCTCGGAGATTAAACAGTCCCTGGCTGAACTGGGAATGGACATATCAACAGACGCAGCACAGAAGATTCTGCAGAG CATTGACAATGATGGCATCATGACTGTTGACTGGAACGAGTGGAGGGATCACTTCCTGTTTAACCCTGCTACTGATCTGGAAGAAATCATCCGATACTGGAAGCACTCCTCG CAGCTGGACATTGGTGACAATCTTGCCATTCCTGATGAGTTCACGGTTGAGGAGAAGACCTCTGGGGGTTGGTGGAAACAGCTGGTTGCCGGGGCGACAGCAGGGGCAGTTTCTCGAACAGGCACCGCCCCTCTGGACAGAATAAAAGTTTTTATGCAG GTACATTCTTCGAGGTCAAACCCAATCAGTCTAGTCGGAGGCTTCAAACAGATGCTGAAGGAAGGAGGAGTGATGTCTCTGTGGAGGGGCAACGGACTCAACGTGCTCAAAATTGCCCCGGAGACCGCTATCAAATTCATGGCTTATGAACAG TATAAGAAGCGTTTTTCGTCAGAGGGGGATAAAGTagagacagcacagagattCATGGCTGGCTCTTTAGCCGGAGCCACTGCACAAACCGCCATCTACCCCATGGAG GTTTTGAAGACCAGGTTGACTCTGAGAAGCACTGGCCAGTATTCAGGAATGGGGGACTGTGCCCGTTCAATTTTGAAAAGGGAAGGCATGAGAGCTTTCTATAAAGGCTATGTACCCAACATGCTAGGCATCATCCCTTACGCCGGCATCGATCTCGCCGTCTATGAG AGTCTGAAGAATGCCTGGCTGTCCCAGTACGCCCGTGACACGGCCAACCCTGGCGTCCTGGTCCTGCTGTGCTGCGGGACTGTCTCCAGCACATGCGGGCAGCTGGCCAGCTATCCCCTGGCCTTGGTGCGCACGCGCATGCAGGCGCAAG CCCTGCACGCCTCGGAGCATGTGTCCGTGCGCTCGGTGCTCCGAAGCATCGTGGCGAAGGAGGGTTTCCTGGGCCTGTACCGGGGCATCCTCCCGAACTCCATGAAGGTCATCCCAGCAGTGAGCATCAGCTACGTCGTGTACGAGCACACGAAGGTGTGGCTGGGCATCTAG
- the cdc34b gene encoding cell division cycle 34 homolog (S. cerevisiae) b: MAQHSNSHVASSQKALMLEMKSLQEEPVEGFKITLVDEADLYNWEVAIFGPPNTLYEGGYFKARIKFPVDYPYSPPAFRFLTKMWHPNIYENGDVCISILHPPVDDPQSGELPSERWNPTQNVRTILLSVISLLNEPNTFSPANVDASVMYRKWRDSKGKDREYAEIIRKQVLATKAEAERDGVKVPTTLAEYCVRTRAPATDEGSDLFYDDYYDDEDLEDDNDEDCCYDEDDSGNEES, from the exons ATGGCTCAGCATAGTAATTCTCACGTTGCAAGTTCACAAAAAGCGCTAATGCTTGAAATGAAAAGTCTTCAAGAAGAACCAGTTGAAGGTTTCAAGATTACACTGGTGGACGAAGCAGATTTATACAACTGGGAAGTAGCCATTTTTGGACCCCCAAATACGCTCTACGAAGGGGGTTATTTCAAG GCACGTATCAAGTTCCCCGTGGACTACCCCTACTCTCCCCCTGCCTTCAGATTCCTCACCAAGATGTGGCACCCCAACATCTATGAG AACGGGGACGTGTGCATCTCCATCCTCCACCCCCCAGTCGATGACCCACAGAGTGGAGAGCTACCCTCGGAGAGATGGAACCCTACGCAGAATGTCAG aactATTCTCCTGAGTGTCATCTCATTGCTGAATGAGCCAAACACCTTCTCTCCTGCTAACGTGGATGCCTCAGTCATGTACCGCAAGTGGAGGGACAGCAAAGGGAAAGATCGGGAATACGCTGAGATCATTCG gaaGCAGGTTTTGGCCACCAAAGCTGAGGCAGAAAGGGATGGCGTTAAAGTGCCCACCACACTGGCCGAATACTGCGTGCGCACACGTGCACCTGCCACCGACGAGGGCTCTGACCTGTTCTATGACGATTACTATGACGACGAGGACTTGGAAGATGATAATGATGAGGACTGTTGCTATGATGAAGACGACTCAGGAAACGAGGAATCATGA